Proteins from one Alicyclobacillus vulcanalis genomic window:
- the pyrE gene encoding orotate phosphoribosyltransferase: MSEPTFTVEYDDLSYTIAKGLLQIGAVELRPHQPFTWSSGWRSPIYCDNRLILGYPLLRSQVVSGFESIVDYELPAVELIAGAATGGIPHAAMLADRLGLPCAYVRAEPKSHGRGKQIEGYARPGMKAVVIEDTLSTGRSAYQCAQALRDAGVDVMAILTILSYDFDVAAKRAEETGIPAYRLVPYEVLVQVALERGDIQESDVALLMRWRKSPDTYGM, translated from the coding sequence ATGAGTGAACCGACGTTCACCGTCGAATACGACGACTTGTCCTATACGATCGCCAAGGGGCTCTTGCAGATCGGCGCGGTGGAGTTGCGGCCACATCAGCCGTTCACGTGGTCGAGCGGGTGGAGGTCGCCCATCTACTGCGATAATCGGCTCATCCTCGGATACCCTCTCCTGCGCAGTCAGGTGGTTTCGGGATTTGAATCGATCGTCGATTACGAGCTGCCGGCGGTCGAACTCATCGCCGGTGCGGCAACGGGCGGTATTCCGCACGCGGCCATGTTGGCCGACAGGCTCGGGCTGCCGTGTGCCTACGTCCGCGCCGAGCCCAAGTCGCACGGCCGAGGCAAGCAGATTGAGGGCTACGCGCGCCCGGGGATGAAGGCGGTGGTCATTGAGGACACGCTGTCCACGGGCCGATCCGCCTATCAGTGCGCGCAAGCGCTGCGCGATGCGGGCGTGGATGTGATGGCGATTTTGACCATTCTGTCCTACGACTTCGACGTCGCCGCCAAGCGGGCCGAAGAAACGGGCATTCCCGCGTACCGGCTCGTGCCTTACGAAGTGCTGGTTCAGGTGGCGCTGGAGCGCGGCGATATTCAAGAATCGGACGTGGCGCTCTTGATGCGCTGGCGGAAGTCTCCGGATACCTACGGCATGTGA
- a CDS encoding NAD(P)/FAD-dependent oxidoreductase, with amino-acid sequence MELHTGRTLWSESVADVKRYPPLAQDVEADVIVVGGGIGGATAAWELAERGLSAIVLERHQIGMGSTRGNTGLLQYANDMPLSEMILLHGRRRAVGFYRRCWEGVERLRRMAKRLPEDVEFADRMSICYASVPAHVPRLKEEARALAEAGFAAELVVGRHEVENTLGICREAALVTYGDAEVNPLKLTLALFRDLVDRGAVRIFEDTAVVRLDEDREHVILETDRGFRAKGRAAIVATGYAFQRTRPLPGVSLGCTYAIASEPLTDLTGWPQGAMIWETARPYLYMRTTQEGRIVVGGLDRPVPDGPVRDGDLNVRARELARLAGELLPGLKPFSVEFRWASTFGSTVDGWPIAGRYPSRRRTFCSLGYGGNGTVCYAVLADVLARRIAGKAEPGDDELEPGRLALWRRAVRRVAGAVW; translated from the coding sequence GTGGAGCTGCACACGGGCCGCACGTTGTGGTCAGAATCGGTTGCCGATGTGAAGCGATATCCGCCGCTCGCTCAGGATGTCGAAGCCGACGTGATCGTCGTGGGTGGAGGCATCGGCGGCGCGACCGCAGCTTGGGAGCTCGCCGAACGGGGACTCTCGGCCATCGTTTTGGAACGCCACCAGATCGGCATGGGCTCTACGCGCGGAAACACGGGGCTGCTGCAGTACGCCAACGACATGCCCTTGTCGGAGATGATTCTCCTGCACGGCCGCAGGCGCGCGGTGGGATTCTACCGGAGGTGCTGGGAGGGCGTGGAGCGGCTCAGGCGCATGGCCAAGCGGCTGCCGGAAGACGTGGAATTTGCCGATCGCATGAGCATTTGCTATGCCTCGGTTCCAGCCCACGTCCCGCGCTTGAAGGAGGAAGCCCGAGCGCTCGCGGAGGCCGGGTTCGCCGCTGAACTCGTCGTCGGACGGCATGAAGTGGAAAACACGCTGGGCATTTGCCGGGAGGCGGCGCTCGTGACGTACGGCGATGCAGAAGTGAACCCGCTGAAACTCACGCTCGCCCTGTTCCGCGACTTGGTCGATCGCGGCGCCGTTCGGATCTTCGAGGACACAGCAGTCGTCAGGCTGGACGAGGACCGGGAGCACGTGATCCTGGAGACGGATCGCGGCTTTCGCGCAAAAGGCCGCGCGGCCATTGTCGCCACCGGTTACGCGTTTCAGCGGACACGCCCACTGCCGGGCGTCTCCCTGGGCTGCACCTACGCCATCGCCTCGGAGCCCCTGACGGATCTCACAGGCTGGCCGCAGGGCGCGATGATCTGGGAGACCGCGCGGCCGTACCTCTACATGCGGACGACGCAGGAAGGGCGGATCGTGGTGGGTGGACTCGATCGACCCGTGCCTGACGGGCCAGTGCGCGACGGCGACCTGAATGTTCGCGCGCGCGAATTGGCTCGCCTGGCTGGCGAACTTTTGCCAGGCCTCAAGCCGTTTTCGGTGGAGTTTCGCTGGGCATCGACGTTTGGGTCGACGGTGGACGGCTGGCCCATCGCCGGGAGGTACCCTAGTCGGCGGCGCACCTTTTGCTCGCTGGGCTATGGCGGAAATGGAACGGTCTGCTACGCCGTTCTCGCCGACGTGCTCGCGCGGCGCATCGCAGGGAAGGCAGAGCCTGGCGATGACGAACTCGAGCCGGGCAGATTGGCGCTTTGGCGTCGAGCCGTGCGGCGCGTGGCCGGGGCCGTTTGGTGA
- a CDS encoding dihydroorotase: protein MRVRLDEGRVWDTGLGDFIEASVAYDDETGEIVAIGHASAIQADVVRSIRGLSVLPGFIDVHVHLRDPGLTHKETLASGLQAAAAGGFTQVACMPNTKPPIASAEIVEDIRRRGAAIGKAEVHPIACLTADQAGERLADYASLAQAGALGFSDDGRGVQDGGLMRQALVELRSLGKPAMIHAEDESISRGGALHERAAARLGTSAQPGSAEAAMIARDVLLAEETGAHLHVCHVSREASVAIVRFAKARGVRVTAEVTPHHLLLSERDIDGPDAVWKVNPPIAAEEDRRACLAAFADGTLDVIATDHAPHHPDEKAKGMDEAPFGMVGLEVAFAVLYTGLVREGLVPMRRLVAAMSARPAQLFGLQGGQIRPGARADLVLVDLGRRFRVDPSEFYTKGRNTPFAGREVFGRVVETIRAGRAIFCEGEERLS, encoded by the coding sequence ATGAGAGTGCGGCTGGACGAGGGCCGCGTGTGGGATACCGGCCTGGGGGACTTCATCGAGGCAAGCGTCGCGTACGACGACGAGACCGGGGAAATTGTAGCGATTGGCCATGCTTCGGCGATTCAGGCGGACGTGGTGCGCTCCATTCGGGGACTGTCGGTTCTGCCCGGCTTCATCGACGTGCACGTCCACCTGCGCGATCCCGGCCTGACCCATAAGGAGACGCTTGCAAGCGGGCTGCAGGCGGCCGCTGCCGGCGGATTCACGCAAGTGGCCTGCATGCCCAACACCAAGCCTCCCATCGCGAGCGCCGAGATCGTCGAGGATATCCGCCGCCGCGGCGCGGCGATTGGCAAAGCCGAGGTGCATCCCATCGCCTGCCTGACGGCGGACCAGGCCGGCGAGCGCCTTGCGGACTACGCATCGCTGGCGCAGGCGGGCGCGCTGGGGTTCTCGGACGACGGCCGCGGCGTTCAAGACGGCGGCCTGATGCGGCAAGCCCTGGTGGAACTTCGTTCGCTGGGCAAGCCGGCGATGATCCACGCGGAGGACGAGTCCATCTCGCGGGGAGGCGCGCTGCACGAGCGCGCGGCGGCGCGACTCGGCACCTCGGCGCAGCCGGGCAGTGCCGAGGCCGCCATGATCGCCAGAGATGTGCTGTTGGCTGAGGAGACAGGCGCGCACCTGCACGTGTGCCACGTGAGCCGCGAGGCGTCCGTCGCCATCGTCCGCTTCGCCAAGGCCCGCGGCGTGCGCGTCACGGCCGAGGTGACGCCACATCACCTGCTTTTGTCGGAGCGCGACATCGACGGGCCGGACGCGGTGTGGAAAGTGAATCCTCCGATTGCCGCCGAGGAAGACAGGCGCGCGTGTCTGGCGGCGTTCGCCGACGGGACGCTCGACGTGATCGCGACCGATCACGCCCCGCATCATCCGGATGAGAAGGCGAAGGGGATGGACGAGGCGCCCTTTGGCATGGTGGGCTTGGAGGTCGCGTTTGCTGTGCTTTACACGGGACTGGTGCGCGAGGGGCTGGTGCCGATGCGAAGGCTCGTTGCGGCGATGAGCGCGCGGCCGGCGCAACTTTTCGGGCTGCAGGGCGGACAGATTCGCCCTGGTGCGCGGGCGGACTTGGTGCTCGTCGACCTGGGCAGGCGCTTTAGGGTCGACCCCAGCGAGTTCTACACCAAGGGTCGCAACACGCCCTTCGCGGGGCGAGAGGTGTTCGGAAGAGTGGTCGAGACGATTCGCGCGGGGCGCGCGATCTTTTGCGAGGGAGAGGAGCGGTTGTCATGA
- the pyrF gene encoding orotidine-5'-phosphate decarboxylase, which translates to MSEALLQELASPAFDEARRRIYVALDVDSEARALEFVDRLSPVVDGYKVGLELFHRAGMRFVESLLKLNLRVFLDVKLHDIPNTVAGALRAIAQYPVEMVNVHASGGPRMLAAAREAVDGSPYRPLLVGVTVLTSLNDADLRAMGLAVTPAAWVRHLTEQALQAGLDGVVCSAQELAMLREMVPPSFERVVPGTRLTDDDAHDQARVMPPDEAIRHGASRLVLGRALTQAGDPVAVLARYLRAVKEGLNHE; encoded by the coding sequence GTGTCTGAGGCGCTTTTGCAGGAGCTCGCCTCGCCCGCGTTCGACGAGGCCCGCCGGCGCATCTACGTCGCGCTTGACGTCGATTCCGAGGCGCGCGCCCTGGAATTCGTCGACCGCCTGTCGCCCGTGGTCGACGGGTACAAGGTCGGACTGGAGCTGTTCCACCGAGCAGGCATGCGGTTCGTGGAGTCGCTGCTCAAGCTCAATCTGCGCGTGTTCCTCGACGTCAAACTCCACGACATTCCGAATACCGTCGCGGGCGCGCTCCGGGCCATTGCCCAGTATCCTGTGGAAATGGTGAACGTGCACGCATCAGGCGGCCCGCGGATGCTCGCGGCGGCGCGGGAGGCCGTGGACGGATCGCCCTATCGGCCGCTTCTCGTCGGTGTGACGGTGCTCACGAGCCTGAACGACGCGGACCTCCGGGCCATGGGGCTCGCGGTCACGCCGGCTGCGTGGGTCCGCCACCTGACGGAACAGGCGCTGCAGGCTGGCCTGGACGGCGTCGTGTGCTCAGCGCAGGAGCTAGCGATGCTCCGGGAGATGGTTCCGCCCTCGTTCGAGCGCGTCGTCCCAGGCACTCGCCTGACAGATGATGATGCGCACGATCAGGCCCGGGTGATGCCGCCGGATGAGGCCATCCGCCACGGGGCCAGCCGGCTCGTGCTCGGTCGCGCGCTCACGCAGGCAGGTGATCCCGTCGCCGTGCTCGCGCGCTACCTTCGTGCCGTGAAGGAGGGGTTGAACCATGAGTGA
- the pyrB gene encoding aspartate carbamoyltransferase, producing the protein MSAVAVQMNKALFHALTVNQFDVPLIWQLIKRAEWLRGKSRDEARSRLQGKIVATLFYEPSTRTRLSFEAAVLRLGGSVVGAENARETSSSKKGETLEDVFRVVGCYADAIVIRHHDQDELDRAALYSPVPIVNAGAGSGEHPTQALLDVYTIWREVGRVDHLTVAVMGDLKYGRTVHSLLRLLAKFPGVRVRLFHPAPLGLPDDLAQELAQAGLSLERAPDIESCIDGADVVYQTRIQFERLAGEVDPKAASLYALTVSHLALLPDHARILHPLPRVGEIAPEVDSDPRAAYFRQVENGLYMRMALLDAMLGGDER; encoded by the coding sequence GTGAGCGCGGTGGCGGTGCAGATGAACAAGGCGTTGTTCCACGCGTTGACCGTGAACCAGTTCGACGTGCCCCTCATCTGGCAGCTCATCAAGCGCGCCGAGTGGCTGCGCGGAAAGAGCCGAGACGAGGCGCGATCGCGGCTTCAAGGAAAAATTGTCGCAACGCTGTTTTACGAACCGTCCACCCGCACGCGCCTGTCGTTTGAGGCTGCGGTGCTGCGGCTCGGAGGCAGCGTCGTGGGTGCCGAAAACGCGCGCGAGACGTCGTCTTCCAAGAAAGGCGAGACGCTCGAGGACGTGTTTCGCGTGGTCGGCTGTTACGCGGACGCCATCGTCATCCGCCACCACGATCAGGACGAGCTGGACAGAGCCGCGCTCTACTCGCCCGTGCCCATCGTCAATGCGGGCGCTGGCAGCGGGGAGCATCCCACGCAGGCGCTGCTCGACGTCTACACCATCTGGCGCGAAGTGGGCCGCGTCGATCATCTCACCGTGGCTGTGATGGGAGACCTCAAGTACGGCCGGACGGTCCACTCCCTCCTGCGCCTCCTGGCGAAATTTCCGGGCGTGCGCGTTCGCCTGTTCCACCCGGCGCCGCTCGGCTTGCCGGACGATCTCGCCCAGGAACTCGCGCAAGCCGGGCTCTCCCTCGAGCGCGCACCCGACATCGAGTCTTGCATTGACGGCGCCGATGTCGTGTATCAGACGCGGATTCAGTTCGAGCGCCTGGCTGGCGAGGTCGATCCCAAAGCGGCCAGCCTGTACGCGTTGACCGTGAGCCACCTCGCCCTGTTGCCCGATCACGCGCGCATTCTGCACCCGCTCCCGCGCGTGGGAGAAATCGCGCCGGAAGTGGACAGCGATCCTCGGGCCGCGTACTTCCGCCAGGTCGAAAATGGGCTTTACATGCGCATGGCGCTTCTTGACGCCATGCTGGGAGGCGATGAGCGATGA
- the pyrR gene encoding bifunctional pyr operon transcriptional regulator/uracil phosphoribosyltransferase PyrR gives MAQKTQIMDEAAMRRSLTRMAHEILERNKGLDDVVLVGIVTRGAILAERLGRKLFEIEGQRVPCHRLDPRPYRDDRDRSVAADAPAPEIDVADRKVILVDDVLYTGRTVRAALDAMMRAGRARCVQLAALVDRGHRELPIRPDFVGKNVPTARDEQVIVRLAEVDGVDGVWIAEGRA, from the coding sequence GTGGCTCAAAAGACGCAGATTATGGACGAAGCGGCGATGCGCCGCTCGCTCACGCGGATGGCGCACGAGATCCTCGAGCGCAACAAGGGGCTTGACGATGTCGTGCTCGTCGGGATCGTCACCCGCGGTGCCATTCTCGCCGAGCGGCTTGGCAGGAAACTGTTCGAAATCGAGGGCCAGCGGGTGCCTTGTCATCGGCTCGATCCGCGGCCGTACCGGGACGATCGCGACCGCTCCGTGGCGGCCGATGCGCCGGCCCCCGAGATCGACGTGGCGGATCGCAAAGTGATCCTGGTCGACGATGTGCTGTACACCGGGCGCACGGTGCGCGCAGCGCTCGACGCCATGATGCGCGCCGGGCGGGCGCGATGCGTGCAGCTCGCGGCGCTCGTGGATCGCGGTCACCGCGAGCTCCCCATTCGGCCAGATTTTGTCGGGAAAAACGTGCCGACGGCGCGAGACGAGCAGGTCATCGTGCGCCTCGCGGAAGTGGACGGCGTAGACGGCGTATGGATAGCGGAAGGAAGGGCGTGA
- the carA gene encoding glutamine-hydrolyzing carbamoyl-phosphate synthase small subunit — MMQDGRRKARLVLKNGLVFEGVNFGAAGTRFGEVVFNTGMTGYQEILTDPSYYGQIVTMTYPLIGNYGVNVDDVESRHPHVRGFAVRTFCEWPSHYKLVDKLESYLVQHRIVGIAGIDTRELTKAIRTVGAMPGVVTTEDLPVEQLLARMDEALVPDAVAQVTTQTVYRAPGSGHRVVLIDYGMKAGILRSLLERGCDVIVVPATSTAEDVLRWKPHGVMLSNGPGNPEDAPYAVETLRGLIGKVPIFGICLGHQLIALACGAKTRKLKFGHRGANHPVKDLRTGRVDITSQNHGYVVDADSLRNTPLELTHINLNDGTVEGMVHRHEPVFCVQYHPESRPGPSDARYLFDEFIDLMTRVREGRFAHA; from the coding sequence ATGATGCAGGACGGGCGGCGAAAGGCGCGGCTGGTGTTGAAAAATGGCCTCGTGTTTGAGGGCGTGAACTTCGGCGCGGCCGGAACGCGCTTCGGAGAAGTCGTGTTCAACACAGGAATGACGGGCTATCAAGAGATCCTGACGGATCCTTCGTATTACGGGCAGATTGTCACCATGACGTACCCGCTGATCGGCAACTACGGCGTCAACGTGGACGACGTGGAAAGCCGCCACCCGCACGTGCGCGGTTTCGCCGTGCGGACCTTTTGTGAGTGGCCGTCGCATTACAAGCTGGTCGACAAGCTCGAATCGTATCTCGTGCAACATCGAATCGTCGGGATCGCAGGCATTGATACGCGGGAACTGACCAAGGCCATCCGCACCGTGGGCGCGATGCCTGGCGTTGTGACCACCGAAGATCTGCCGGTCGAGCAACTGCTTGCGCGCATGGATGAGGCGCTCGTGCCCGACGCGGTCGCGCAGGTCACCACGCAGACCGTGTATCGGGCGCCGGGATCGGGTCACCGGGTTGTGCTCATCGATTACGGGATGAAGGCCGGGATCCTCCGCTCGCTCTTGGAGCGCGGCTGCGACGTGATCGTCGTGCCCGCCACGTCGACGGCGGAGGACGTGCTTCGGTGGAAGCCGCACGGCGTGATGCTGTCCAACGGACCGGGCAATCCGGAGGACGCGCCGTATGCCGTCGAGACCTTGCGGGGGCTCATCGGGAAGGTGCCCATCTTCGGGATCTGCCTGGGGCATCAGCTCATCGCGCTCGCCTGCGGCGCCAAGACGCGCAAGTTGAAGTTCGGTCACCGCGGGGCGAACCACCCGGTCAAGGATTTGCGCACCGGGCGCGTGGACATCACATCGCAAAACCACGGCTACGTCGTCGATGCGGATTCCCTGCGGAACACCCCGCTTGAACTGACGCACATCAATCTGAACGACGGGACCGTGGAGGGCATGGTGCATCGGCATGAGCCCGTCTTCTGCGTTCAGTACCATCCCGAGTCGAGGCCCGGGCCGAGCGACGCTCGCTACCTGTTCGACGAATTTATCGACCTCATGACGCGCGTGAGAGAGGGGCGTTTTGCGCATGCCTAA
- the carB gene encoding carbamoyl-phosphate synthase large subunit: MPKRTDIRKIMVIGSGPIVIGQAAEFDYAGTQACQALKEEGYEVVLVNSNPATIMTDEHMADRVYIEPITLEFVTQIIRKERPDGLLATLGGQTGLNMAVQLAEAGVLEAEGVELLGTPLEAIEKAEDREKFRQLMQDIGQPVPKSAIVRNQAEADAFAEEVGFPIIIRPAYTLGGTGGGIASNWREYHEIVDRGLTLSPIHQVLVEQSIAGFKEIEYEVMRDADGTAIVVCNMENIDPVGVHTGDSIVVAPSQTLSDEEYQMLRDASLKIIHALGIQGGCNVQLALDPHSSRYYVIEVNPRVSRSSALASKATGYPIARIATKIAVGYRLAELKNPVTQDSYAAFEPALDYIVTKIPRWPFDKFRSANRSLGTQMKATGEVMAIGRTFGESLLKAIRSLEIGAYSLWTKQAETWSQMELEKKIRVADDDRLFAIAEALRRGVSVEQIHQWSKIDRFFLWHLEALVDLEQRIASIANPRVPVEDLLDEHRDLIEQAKRNGFPDRELGRLLKADPMAIRTWRKSRGIVPVYKMVDTCAGEFAATTPYYYSTYEREDEVEASPRKKMVVLGSGPIRIGQGIEFDYCTVHAVWALQREGYEAVVINNNPETVSTDFSTSDRLYFEPLDVEDVLNVIDREQPEGVIVQFGGQTAINLAGPLADAGVRIFGTSRESIDAAEDREKFDALLTELGIQRPEGRTVTTVEAAVEAAESLGYPVLVRPSYVLGGRAMQIITSTHELLQYMEEAVEVSQQHPVLVDRYVNGIEAEVDAISDGETVIIPGIMEHIERAGVHSGDSIAVYPPQNLTEDVKRVIEDHTIRIARSLRVRGLMNVQFIVHDGQVEVIEVNPRSSRTVPFLSKVTGVPMVQLAMHAVCGGQLADLGYTSGRVPESPAVAVKVPVFSFAKLHQVDISLGPEMKSTGEVMGRDLVYEKALYKGLIASGIAIPAHGTVLATIADKDKPEAYPLLREFARLGYRLAATEGTAKYLRDRGLEVRVVNKLAQGTPNLADDIRQGKIQLVINTLTKGLKPERDGFRIRRTAVEHGVPCLTSLDTVRSVLDIMKLIHFQTMALGDPVPGQGGEQGV; this comes from the coding sequence ATGCCTAAGCGGACGGACATTCGCAAAATCATGGTCATTGGTTCGGGGCCCATCGTCATCGGGCAGGCGGCCGAGTTTGATTACGCCGGCACGCAGGCCTGTCAGGCGCTGAAGGAAGAGGGATATGAGGTCGTCCTCGTCAACTCCAACCCCGCCACCATTATGACGGATGAGCACATGGCGGATCGCGTCTACATCGAGCCCATCACCCTGGAGTTTGTCACGCAGATCATTCGCAAGGAGCGGCCGGATGGCCTCCTCGCCACGCTCGGCGGGCAGACGGGGCTCAACATGGCGGTTCAGCTCGCGGAGGCTGGCGTCTTGGAGGCGGAGGGCGTGGAACTGCTGGGCACGCCGCTCGAGGCCATCGAGAAGGCAGAAGACCGGGAAAAGTTCCGGCAGCTCATGCAGGACATCGGGCAGCCTGTGCCCAAAAGCGCCATCGTGCGGAATCAGGCGGAGGCGGACGCGTTCGCGGAGGAAGTGGGCTTTCCCATCATCATTCGTCCCGCGTACACCCTCGGTGGAACGGGCGGTGGCATTGCCTCCAACTGGCGAGAGTATCACGAAATCGTCGATCGCGGCCTGACGCTCTCGCCCATTCACCAGGTGCTCGTGGAGCAGAGCATCGCGGGCTTTAAGGAAATTGAGTACGAGGTCATGCGCGACGCGGACGGCACCGCCATCGTCGTCTGCAACATGGAGAACATCGATCCGGTGGGCGTCCACACGGGGGATTCCATCGTCGTGGCACCCAGTCAGACGCTGTCGGATGAAGAGTATCAGATGCTTCGCGATGCGAGCCTGAAGATCATCCACGCGCTCGGCATCCAGGGCGGATGCAACGTGCAGCTGGCTCTGGATCCCCATTCCTCCCGGTACTATGTCATTGAGGTCAATCCGCGCGTGAGCCGCTCCAGCGCGCTCGCCTCCAAGGCGACAGGCTATCCGATTGCGCGAATTGCGACGAAAATCGCCGTCGGCTATCGATTGGCGGAATTGAAAAACCCCGTGACCCAGGATTCGTATGCCGCGTTTGAGCCTGCGCTGGACTACATCGTGACGAAGATTCCGCGCTGGCCGTTCGATAAGTTTCGCAGCGCCAACCGCTCGCTCGGCACGCAGATGAAGGCGACCGGCGAAGTCATGGCCATCGGCCGCACGTTTGGCGAATCGCTGCTGAAGGCGATTCGCAGCCTGGAAATTGGCGCCTACAGCCTATGGACGAAGCAGGCCGAAACCTGGTCGCAGATGGAGCTCGAGAAGAAAATCCGGGTGGCGGATGACGATCGCCTGTTTGCCATCGCCGAGGCGTTGCGGCGCGGGGTGTCGGTCGAGCAGATTCACCAGTGGTCGAAGATCGACCGGTTCTTCCTCTGGCACCTCGAGGCGCTCGTGGATTTGGAGCAAAGGATTGCCTCCATCGCTAATCCGCGCGTGCCCGTTGAGGACCTCTTGGATGAGCACCGCGATTTGATTGAACAGGCGAAGCGCAACGGGTTTCCCGACCGGGAGCTCGGCCGCTTGCTCAAGGCGGATCCGATGGCCATCCGCACTTGGCGCAAAAGCCGGGGCATCGTCCCTGTGTACAAGATGGTCGATACGTGCGCAGGCGAATTCGCCGCGACCACGCCGTACTATTACAGCACGTACGAGCGCGAAGACGAGGTCGAGGCGAGTCCGCGAAAGAAGATGGTGGTCCTGGGTTCCGGGCCCATTCGCATTGGCCAGGGCATCGAGTTCGACTACTGCACGGTGCACGCGGTGTGGGCCCTGCAGCGGGAGGGGTACGAGGCCGTCGTCATCAACAACAACCCGGAGACGGTCTCCACGGACTTCAGCACGTCGGATCGCCTGTACTTCGAGCCGCTCGACGTGGAAGACGTCCTCAACGTCATCGACCGGGAACAGCCGGAAGGGGTCATCGTGCAGTTCGGCGGGCAGACGGCCATCAATCTGGCCGGTCCGCTCGCGGACGCCGGCGTGCGGATCTTTGGCACGTCGCGCGAAAGCATCGATGCGGCGGAAGACCGCGAGAAATTTGACGCGTTGCTGACAGAGCTCGGGATTCAGCGTCCGGAAGGTCGAACGGTGACGACCGTCGAGGCAGCGGTCGAGGCGGCCGAATCGCTCGGGTATCCCGTGCTGGTCCGCCCATCCTACGTGCTTGGCGGGCGAGCCATGCAAATCATCACCAGCACCCATGAATTGTTGCAGTATATGGAAGAGGCCGTCGAGGTGTCGCAGCAACACCCTGTCCTCGTCGACCGGTACGTCAATGGCATCGAGGCGGAGGTCGACGCCATCTCGGACGGCGAGACGGTGATCATCCCGGGCATCATGGAGCACATTGAGCGCGCAGGCGTGCACTCCGGCGACTCCATCGCCGTTTATCCGCCGCAGAACCTGACCGAAGACGTGAAGCGGGTCATCGAGGATCACACCATCCGCATCGCGCGGAGCCTTCGCGTTCGCGGGCTGATGAACGTTCAGTTCATCGTGCACGACGGCCAGGTGGAGGTCATCGAGGTGAACCCGCGGTCATCGCGCACGGTGCCCTTCCTCTCGAAGGTCACAGGCGTGCCCATGGTGCAGCTCGCCATGCACGCCGTGTGCGGCGGTCAACTTGCGGACCTCGGGTACACGAGCGGCCGCGTGCCCGAATCGCCCGCGGTGGCCGTCAAGGTGCCGGTGTTTTCCTTTGCGAAGCTGCATCAGGTCGACATCAGCCTCGGCCCAGAAATGAAGTCGACGGGCGAGGTGATGGGGCGCGATCTCGTCTACGAAAAGGCGCTCTACAAGGGACTCATCGCGTCCGGGATCGCCATCCCGGCGCACGGCACCGTCCTCGCCACCATCGCGGACAAAGATAAGCCGGAGGCCTACCCGTTGCTGCGTGAGTTCGCGCGCCTCGGCTACCGGCTGGCGGCCACCGAAGGGACCGCGAAGTACCTGCGCGATCGGGGGCTCGAGGTGCGCGTCGTCAACAAGTTGGCGCAGGGCACGCCGAATCTCGCCGACGACATTCGCCAGGGCAAGATCCAGCTGGTCATCAACACGCTCACGAAGGGTCTCAAACCCGAGCGAGACGGCTTCCGCATTCGCCGCACAGCGGTGGAGCACGGGGTGCCGTGCCTCACGTCGCTCGACACCGTGCGCTCGGTGCTCGACATCATGAAGCTCATCCACTTCCAGACCATGGCGCTTGGCGATCCCGTCCCAGGGCAGGGGGGTGAACAGGGTGTCTGA